CAAATGTAAAAACCTTTGACGGATGGGGGATGTATTGGCCAACACAGGATTTAGTAGATCAATACTTGGCTATTGATGAAAAAACGGGTGAAGCAAAAGTTTGGTATGAAACCTCTCAGTATTTGGATAATATAGAAACTATTCCTTCGGAAGGATTAGGATTAGGAGGTATTGAGGTGTTCAAGCGTTTTGACGGAGAAACCCGTAATTTGCCGACTGCTAATGATTTGATTACCGGACGTACTGATTACCCGCTATTCAAGCAAGTAGGTAAAGTAAAAAGTAGTTCTAATAGAACAGTCACAGATATCATGTACAACAACCGAGACAAACGTATGGATGCTACTGTTATCCGTGATATGTCTGAGTTTTGGGGGTTGACAATGACGTTAAATATGGGTGGAAACGCTTCCCAAGGAGTTCGATCAAAAGAAGACGGTGGATGGTACACAACGACAACAGGTTATTATTGGCGGAAAAACACTGTGAAGCCAGATCCTCGTGCATTTGCTTCTGTAAAAATCAATTTCCATTATGTGATAGCCCGTTTGGGTGAGATGTATATGAATATGGCAGAAGCATATCTATTGAAAGGTGATGTGACAAAAGCTGTAGAAATGTTGAATGTAACTCGTGTTAAGCATGGTGGTTTACCTCCTTCGAATGCGGCAACATTGAATGATGCCTGGACTGATTATTTGAGGGAACGTCGTGTTGAGATGGCATATGAAAACGGAGATATTTATTTCAGCTATTTGCGTTGGGGTAAATATGGTGGTGCTAGTAATTATGGTCGTGCTTCAGGTGATGTAATTAAAGACTTAAATGCTCCTGTATATAAAATAGGAATTACCAGTGACCGGAAATCTTTCTGTGTAGGACAGCTTACTTTGTTGAATAGCTGGAACCGCAATTTCACGACACGTCGTTATTTATTTCCGATACCGCAAGGCGCAATAGATAAACGTGCGGCAGATGGAATTATTGATAAACAAAATGAAGGTTGGTAATAATTAATTGTTTTGAATATGAAAAAAGTGATTTATAATTTGTTGTTGACATTGATGATGTTTTCATTTACATCTTGTCTGACCAGTGGCTTAGACGAACTGGATGTGTATGATGGGGCAGACATCACCTCGGTTAGTGCTGTGGCTTATCGCTACATAAGTGATGAAAAGTCTCCGGCTTCAGGTCAAAATATTGTTAAGGAGGTAAATTTGACTTTTACTTCAGATATTGATACTGATGCTGCAACCGTAAAGATTACTGTATCTGTACCGGAAAATTTTCCGGAGGCAGAGTTGGGTAATTTATCTACATCTAATATCATGGTAGCAGTAGGGCTTTCTACCGCGGCACGAATCAGTCCGTTAAATGGTTCTCCGACTTTGGGTGTTCCCGGTGATTGGAGTAAGCCCAATACATATGTGGTAGATGCTGCAAATGGAACCAGGAAAAATTGGACAATAGAAGTAATGAGTTTAATGAAATAGTTAACTTCTTATGAAAAAGCGGGTAGTCATTATTAAGTTGATTTTGGCTACTCGTTTTTTATTGGTAATAGTTTGAAATAGTGCTGTAATATTAGTTTATACATTGTTAGGATTTCTATTTTTTATATTTGTAAGGTAAATAATAAACTTATAATATGAGCGATAAGCAAATAAGGTTAGAATCTCTTGATATCTTGCGGGGAGCAGATCTCTTTTTGTTGGTATGTTTTCAACCTGTATTTATGCGTTTGGCACAAGCGTTAGGAAAAGATAGTTGGGTTGGTGAAATTTATCAATCTGTTTTTACGCATGTAGAATGGGAAGGGTTTCATCTTTGGGATCAGATAATGCCCTTGTTCCTTTTTATGGCAGGAACCTCTATCCCTTATGCTCTTTCGAAATACAAACGGGGGGAAGGCAAAATCGGATCATTGATTTGGAGAGTGTCGAAAAGAGTCATTCTACTTTGGATATTCGGAGCAATTGTACAGGGTAATTTGCTTGATTTAAATATAGATACGCTTTATCTCTATACCGACACTTTACAAGCAATCGCAATGGGTTATTTGTTTTCCGTTATTTTGTTTCTTTTACTTCCCACTCAATTCCTATTCATAGCTTTTTTGCTGTTACCGATCGTTTATACAACCGGAATGATATTGATGGGTGGCTACACACCGGGAGATAATCTAGCTGAAAAGATAGATCAAATAATACTAGGACGTTTTTTATATGGGGCTACAGTTTCCGAGACGGGAAATATTATCTTTGCTGAATGGTATCACATTAGTTGGATTTACAGTACTTTGAATTTTACAGCAACCGTGATGAGTGGTGTATTGACAGGATGTGTGCT
This is a stretch of genomic DNA from Parabacteroides chongii. It encodes these proteins:
- a CDS encoding RagB/SusD family nutrient uptake outer membrane protein — protein: MDTEPFETYSEDLVWSSKETVDAFVIETYPGTIANNFAGGCGSWESLTPNGAQCDQVGNSINTKATETGIDAYTDYGFGRFGEQRRCNMVLEKVAESTVLTELQKKELTAEAHYLRGALWFDMTRKMGRFVPIDKVLDQNDTEAFKTPATASVEESYRLVMEELDLAVEGLPETSDQGRANRYAALALRSRAALQAYAYTKDSKYLDVVINSSNEVINSGQYTLADNYGDIFDENSPNDNEIILARYYLDKDATVGSFEEMILALPNLPGDDVKNGSSNGENTLDPNVKTFDGWGMYWPTQDLVDQYLAIDEKTGEAKVWYETSQYLDNIETIPSEGLGLGGIEVFKRFDGETRNLPTANDLITGRTDYPLFKQVGKVKSSSNRTVTDIMYNNRDKRMDATVIRDMSEFWGLTMTLNMGGNASQGVRSKEDGGWYTTTTGYYWRKNTVKPDPRAFASVKINFHYVIARLGEMYMNMAEAYLLKGDVTKAVEMLNVTRVKHGGLPPSNAATLNDAWTDYLRERRVEMAYENGDIYFSYLRWGKYGGASNYGRASGDVIKDLNAPVYKIGITSDRKSFCVGQLTLLNSWNRNFTTRRYLFPIPQGAIDKRAADGIIDKQNEGW
- a CDS encoding DUF5018-related domain-containing protein; its protein translation is MKKVIYNLLLTLMMFSFTSCLTSGLDELDVYDGADITSVSAVAYRYISDEKSPASGQNIVKEVNLTFTSDIDTDAATVKITVSVPENFPEAELGNLSTSNIMVAVGLSTAARISPLNGSPTLGVPGDWSKPNTYVVDAANGTRKNWTIEVMSLMK
- a CDS encoding acyltransferase family protein, yielding MSDKQIRLESLDILRGADLFLLVCFQPVFMRLAQALGKDSWVGEIYQSVFTHVEWEGFHLWDQIMPLFLFMAGTSIPYALSKYKRGEGKIGSLIWRVSKRVILLWIFGAIVQGNLLDLNIDTLYLYTDTLQAIAMGYLFSVILFLLLPTQFLFIAFLLLPIVYTTGMILMGGYTPGDNLAEKIDQIILGRFLYGATVSETGNIIFAEWYHISWIYSTLNFTATVMSGVLTGCVLKSEISAKNKMRFLAFGGGVSLMLAFGLSFAEPVIKRLWTSSMMFLSSGISILLMLVFYYYVDMRKQWGCFRWLKIYGMNSILAYMLFFTLNTDSLRQYWLHGFESFIGDFYLVLLEAAHVAIVWFILWVCYKQRLFLKV